In Triticum urartu cultivar G1812 unplaced genomic scaffold, Tu2.1 TuUngrouped_contig_9924, whole genome shotgun sequence, one DNA window encodes the following:
- the LOC125532434 gene encoding uncharacterized protein LOC125532434 has product MAAEQAMSGHRIDRLSASDLPAPGAIPVGGPHVAAPAPAAVEVGAPDRPHLVRGVHVEVDVAGEGRVVDGHRDDDAVYGKADNVADVQLVRAPPLPDALGAPFEVPEHGVVLDDMSVGQFTGCDDEGCTNKLWPVGEARGPVHRCKRDVEGTKSGS; this is encoded by the exons ATGGCGGCGGAGCAGGCCATGTCCGGGCACCGGATCGACAGGCTCTCGGCGTCAGATCTACCAGCACCGGGCGCCATCCCCGTCGGCGGCCCACACGTTGCCGCTCCAGCACCCGCGGCAGTAGAAGTGGGCGCGCCCGACAGACCTCATCTCGTCAGGGGCGTCCACGTCGAAGTAGATGTCGCGGGCGAGGGGCGCGTCGTTGACGGCCATAGAGACGACGATGCCGTCTACGGGAAGGCCGACAACGTCGCGGACGTGCAGCTCGTCCGAGCACCACCGCTCCCAGACGCCTTGGGCGCTCCATTTGAAGTGCCGGAGCATGGCGTCGTCTTGGACGACATGAG TGTTGGCCAATTTACAGGGTGCGACGATGAGGGATGCACAAACAAGCTGTGGCCAGTGGGAGAGGCAAGGGGACCTGTTCACCGCTGCAAGAGGGATGTCGAAGGAACCAAAAGTGGAAGCTAG